The sequence gatgatagggatgacagccgtttgttgatgccggcaggaatgttctttgtggtgattggcgggtggttgctctcgcggtgaacgtattgcagtgtagtattcggctttgtaaatggttgataagtgcttcggttaaggttgaatgttacgtctaggaagttgattatttgcttgttagcttctatggttatgcgtaatccgttactattaaagatgcggcatatttctttcttgatgttctctgtgtctctaggtgtggcgttagtgatagctagtccatcgtctcggtaaagtcccacgtttatattaagatcctggagttgggagaggagaaaactccccacgagttcacatgtttcggcgccgtcgtagcttcccattgttacgtcgaatgttgcgttacctttcttttgccagggtatatgattgtggattaagatggagttttttgcgtggattataatgtttctttcctcggtggtaatgttgtcatagttggaggcgaagtcgagtgctttgtttaggaggtcttggctgatggatggatagaactcttcgatgtcgaaacagatgaagttgaattgttgtttgttttcgataaatttgaaccagttgattacggctgtggtgtttttccattggttgaggttgtgttttttcgcgattgtgctgttgatgcggtcgaggatgtttttgctgattttgcctatctcggacttagtggggttgatgagtctgcaggtcggtttgtttgcgaagttcggcttgtgatccttaagtgttatgaatgcgtctttgtcggctgtagtgtccactctgtcgtcgattctcagttttgtcgcgatggctttgttttctttatggattgcttgcgtcgtcttgggttgtgctttcttgtaagattttgtgatgtttttttctagcagatcgttgtatgtagatggctctagcttgtagaagttagttgttttgtcggcggcgattagtagcttgggttcacttttgatgcggtcggtgtcttcttttagcttatcgaggaaggagttgtttacttgcttgaattttacggattggatcatctttagcatgtcgttctcgaaatcttttaattcttcgatgggaggtggatttttggttgatttgaagccgtaagtttcctttgaagacgaggtcgtgtcgggattgagaaagaagtaggccttccagcgtattctccgtaaaaactgctcggtcttttcgatgagtcgctgaaggtagtcgcttcgtgatggtaaaggaatattcttggttgagtagctgatgttgaatttttccattgcgaattatcgtagagtgctcgacaaggCTAACTTGGAGcgtgtataaagtgtaaacttgatgttcgtaaaacagtgctcaatacatggaagtagagcaaaatatatttgggagagaaaaaaaacaaataaactacaagttcatccctacaagcctgtttcgtggtcgcccactcatcaggggatttaatgagaataaactttaccatcgcttatatacaatatagttgtctaatttatgcagcgtgagaatgacaggttagttattgcgtaagagggttttgtttctatggcggcaagaagacacgagttcattacgtttgtttagtgttgatagttcaggtcggcagatgattagcaatttttctttgaggcagaggttacatcttttgcttgagctgttgtacggcgagtgcgatgcgagaatgcgccaggaaataaagtgttcgatgttgttgtctttgagggtccagatatgcttgctgagttcggtggagtttctgtgtttggcgtggcggaatgatgctgtgtggtttctgtatctcgttttgaagtcattctctgtgagtccgatgtatgtttcggttgtgttgttgtctttgcgtgtgacggtggcttggtagattactgatgaaaaatcttcaaccgaaacaccatcaagatcagttacagctgcatgaacaacacgaaacaaataatcgataaccataacaaacgcatcttaaccgcatctacacagattgataacaccgccgccgccgctaccattgataacaacaagacatgcaactgccgacaaaagaacacatgccccctagacggaaactgcctgcaatcatcagtaatctaccaagccaccgtcacacgcaaagacaacaacacaaccgaaacatacatcggactcacagagaatgacttcaaaacgagatacagaaaccacacagcatcattccgccacgccaaacacagaaactccaccgaactcagcaagcatatctggaccctcaaagacaacaacatcgaacactttatttcctggcgcattctcgcatcgcactcgccgtacaacagctcaagcaaaagatgtaacctctgcctcaaagaaaaattgctaatcatctgccgacctgaactatcaacactaaacaaacgtaatgaactcgtgtcttcttgccgccatagaaacaaaaccctcttacgcaataactaacctgtcattctcacgctgcataaattagacaactatattgtatataagcgatggtaaagtttattctcattaaatcccctgatgagtgggcgaccacgaaacaggcttgtagggatgaacttgtagtttatttgttttttttctctcccaaatatattttgctctacttccatgtattgagcactgttttacgaacatcaagtttacactttatatatatatatatatatatatatattgatttgcatgatatatatatatataggttttgttttgtcggtCACAGCTAGCCTGCCCGACTTAACGTAATCATGTCTAAGCATACTTAAGTGTACACTGCCAAATAATAATCTGTAGCTGCCGGGCGAAGCAGAAACGAAATTCGTAGAACAGTCTGATTCTCCAAACACATATTTCACCGAAGATTCGTGGGTGAAAaccgaccttcagattgcagtacgaggacgactacgagtacgagttttccatACTGAGCACGCGCCTTAGGTTTGgtgggcgaaaattttcgaagtgcgcgtgctcagaatttaaaacttgtactcgtagtcgtcctcgttcTCATGATcaaatctgaaggtcgctaatggGAGACGAGTCCGATTACGAGTAGGAGATCTGGAAGCAAGTTCTGGCGAGCATGCGCCAAGTCTCAAATCGCGCTCCCCATGAAGTACACAAACGAAGGAGAGAAgtatttaagatgatttccgcacaacattcgagcaataatggcaaaaatgggcaaaaattaagttaccaaaaaaacctcttagcatcgtaatattttgaataaaggtaagaagatcctatcgagatttatgctctcaagctgaccccgcgagagaaaattgaacttgaagttatccatatttcagttaaaaaggacgtttcgcccTAGTTGAAAGCACAATAACACTCGcctttagcattcttacgaagtttgacattaaatttctcgagaatgcttggggatttcatcgcggggtcacttaagcccggtttccatataatcgctcccgtcgctactatcgccgctgtcgtcgaaaaacgtgtttcagCGACGGTGACGatatggaaacacactcttcagcgacgagcgtcgctgagatagaaaaatttctatctcggcgacagtcgcgatagcagcgacggtgtattttgttaatggaaaccactaaaaattttagtagcgacggtagcgacaaaaatgcttcccagagtacatttcacacagtgaaaacatCCGGTAGCGCAACTCGTCACTTCCTGGCACATTCTTTAAAATGGCGTCCAGTGGAGAAGTCAAtgtggttttcttcatggaagaagtgcaaaaatacgaCTGTATTTACAATAAGTACTGAAAAATTTATAATAACAAGTATATTGAGATTAACTGCTGGGCGAAGATCGGCGAAAAGTTTGACGTGAGTGCCGCTGATGcggagaaaaaatttaaaaatatcaggACTGGTTACGGGATGTATTTGAAGAAACTACCAAAAATCGATGTTTCCTAACTATCGACTATCTTTTTTCTCCTGTGCTGTATTGCCATGAGGACAAGCATAACGCCTGTTTGAAGTTGAAGTCTGCGAAGTCGTTCGTTCGCATCtgccggcattttgaaaatagcgtCAAATTCGCGCTCAAAAGTTAGTAATCGAGCCAAGACCTCCCCTACCGAGTTTTAAAGAAATCGAGCGAcagcggcgatcatatggaaacaccgtatcgctagcatcgctcaaaaaatatttctgcgtcaaaacacgtttttcgacgacagcgacgacagtagcgacgggagcgattatatggaaaccgggctttagagaactgaattacaatgagatgttttaaatagcattcaagaaattaccgtgctgtgagtagatttttagtaaataatttttgcaagtattgctcgaactttgaacggaatccgtctaaATTTCTTTGCGACAGCTAATTTTTTCAACAGATCTCGATAGAAACATGATAGACTAACTATTAGTGGTTTGCatttatttgcttttgctttggtAGGCGCAGCTTTACTCAcaaaaaacgaataaaaaagtTGGAAACCCGACTCCTGATCGAAACTCGTTCGTGTGTGAGCCAAACTTAAGCTTACCTCTTTTACCACAAGTTGACATCAGTGGGCTAAGCTTTAATCTCGATTGATTAACTCTAAACTATTTTACTACACGCTGTTGATGTATGCGTCACCTTAATACGCGTAACCGTTCTCGTCGGCTAAAAATGAATAACGCGGGgattaaataaaaatgaatgtttgggtttggaaaatcaggaattatgAATAATGAGTGAATCAATAATCGACAAAAACTAATAGAAATAACGGGAGAACTGATAATGAAGAATTGAAAGAAACACCCAAAGAATAGTGATTCACTAAGGTCCAATTATTCATCTTCCGCTCCGGGGAAGATTATCGCTTGGCGCCCCTGGCACTTGAATGGTTCATGTTATAATTCTAATTATATGTTGCAGTTTTGGTATTCACCATGTTGCTTGGTTTGTTTCAGAGCATAAGCTGGCTTATCCGAAGGGCTAACTTTATTGTTAGAATACTCGACAATAAAGACTGGATCAAGGTTTGGTCAGAACGAAGTTTTGTTTTGCCGAAAGATTgtttatttttatacatttgaATGAGTTACTTTAGGTGAACAAACTCGAGCAGGATGAGCCCTGGGGTCTCGACTTCTTCCTGATTTTACGTTAATTTCGATTCAGTCTTTTCACGACATCTCGAATCATTCCCGGTTTTTATGTTCGCAGAACAATCATTGATGTGATGTAtctattgaaaaaaattttaaccCAAGTTCAGCTGGAGATTTTGCTTGCGCAGCTGGGGAACTGGAGATTGAGCCTGAAAGCTGGAGAGTTGAAATCTATGGAGAGTTGAAATCTATGGAGACTTGTATATTAAAGTCAAACCACTTTTCGCTGGCCtcgttcattttcaaatttagcCCTTTCTCCATTATTTTAAAACGTAGAGTATTGGATCGGATAGTGGAAGGGAAAAAATGACGGAAGTATTTAAATAACCCTTTTAAACCGGTGGTCGACGAGCTAGCCAATATTAAAAATTGCAGAGCCCTGTTGTTTCTTGCGTGTTCCTTCAAGAGCAGAAAAGTATAACATTGGCATTCGGAATAGTGAAATAAACTACATATCATCAGCTGCTGATCTTAGATTGAATAAATCTCGTTCAATCTTTTGTTGGGACTGTCATATTTTTCCGATTTAATGTAAAGAGTGTATTATCACATTTGACGAGAAGCGATGTTTGTGGCTTAATTAATATTTATAGTCACAAAAAAATTCTCAGAAGTTGCTAGTAGTATAAGAGATCCCCTTCAGCATTAATATCACGAGTGTCAGCGCGAGTGTTAGATCCCTGTTTTTGCAAGCAGTGAAATTATACTCACATTACAATGAAGGACTGACGTATAATTCACCATGCTTATCCGAATGAGAGTTGTATTTAAGTCAAACCAACTTTTTCGCTAACTTTATTGAGTTTTAAATTTAGGACTTTCTGCATTATTTTAAAACCTAGAGTATTGGACAGCTAAAGGGAAAAAATGACAGAAGTGCGTCAATGACCCCTTTTGGCCGGTGGTCGACAAGCTACCAATATTAACAATATTGCAGCGCCCAGTTCTTTCTGTTTTGCTTAATCTTATTAAACCTGCAAATGGAGACATTGACTGTCAGAATAGTGAAATAAAATACTTGCATAAATAAATACATAGTGCATTGAATAAATTTCCTGCAATCTTGTTTACTAGCAGCGTTCTCTGAATACGGGGTGTTGGCTTTGGGTCGCTTCAGAAATTTTTTCGTTATTTAACAAGTTGTACATCCTGTCTGTGTACGTTTTTTAGGCATCTCTCGTATATTTTGGAACGACTAAAGTGATTCTAATCATAATCTGAACGTTGTCAAAATGTGTGTTAAACTGATAACTGCGATTTTTTAAGACAAGTTTTGATATTAAAAGTGAATCGGGTCGTTTGCAACATCGAAATATTGTTCTTTTACTGCATTTATTGCTATGTAGCAAAAATTTACAAGATAATTTGTATTTAACAATTCAAAATCCCTCACTTTGAGGAACTATGTAGAAATTAATTTGATCCAAACAAGTTCTTGAAAAAGATTACCATTTTTTTGAGTGGGttacacaaaataattttacTTAGAGGCTAACACAAGGTCACCTTCTCCATTGCAGAATATGTTTCAAGCTGTTCATCTTAGTTTCAGTACTGTACCAAAAATGCGTTTCTCCACACAACAGAACAATGTTTGTTGATGGCGCCCTGGTTTCCCTTGATCATGATCGAAAACTGATAACGTGGAATCCAAATACGCTCCATTTCTCTTCCACTAAAATCCTAAAAAATGGGTCCGGAAGTAATATGGACGCTCTGTATAATTGATATTACACGCAGATATTTCAAGCATTCTCAGTGGCGAAATGCTCTCGATAAAGACACTTTCGAAGCTGTCACTGTAAGCTTATTAGAGTTCGACATTTTTGTATCTACATTTCTACAAACAGAAGTATTAAGTAATAAGAATAAGAAATCTTTGTCCGGTATTATTTCTGCGTTATGAGATTTATATTTCGATCAAACTAAACTGACTTGATTAAAATAATTTGTATTGTCTacagttgctgttgttgcttgTTTGATTTATCAATGGTCGAGAGATGTCCACCGCTTGATGAAGAAGCCCCCATAGAGTTCAACGACAGTTGTTGGGAGGCTGGCCTCATTTTGTCCATAAAAGCCTTGCAAGTTAGGATATTTACAAACGCTTTTCGGTAGGGTTTCAGCTTCCATGCAAAAATGAACGGGTTCATGCTAGAATTTGCCATTATGAAAATATAATTGATATCTCTGGCCCAATGAATAAACACACAGTTACAATTTCCGCAGAAGCTGATGATATAAATAAGAACGAGTGACGGGAGAAAACAAGCAATAAAAAGTGTTATCATTAGCAGGAATGTCTTCGTCACCTTTTTCTCCCACTTTAGAGTGCGCATTTTGATCTTTGGCTGTTGTCCTGAACCAGGGTGAGGCGAACTAAATGTCTCCATTTGTTGTTTGAAGGTTCGAAAGACCTTGGTGTAGGTTAGGCAGAGTACTGCAAAAGTGGCCACAACTGCTGTATTGGCAAAAAAGAACTGATACTTCAAATATCCAACTTTGAAGTAAAGGAATGGGAAACCAATTGAGAAAACCCACAAAACACACGAAACGATTACAATTCGACGAGAATGCTGCCTTAGTCGATATTTCAGAGGGTACGAGATCGCCATAAATCTGTCAACAGTTATAGCTGTGATGCTCAGAAGCGATGCTGTAGTTGATATAAAGGAAGTTACACGTCGTGCATCATCTCTGGGAAGAAGTTGAAGTCGTTCGCTCATTGCCTCTCGAACGTAGAATTCTGCCGACATTGGCAAGGCCAAACATCCAACGATCAAGTCGGCTGCAGCTAAGTTGGCCACTAGGAAGTGGAACGGCGACCGAAGTTGACGATTTGGGTCGATTATGACGGCAAGAAGAACAAGCACATTTCCGATCACTGCTGTGACAGTGAGAATCGAACACAAGGAAGCTGAGGTAATACTCAGCGCTGTCGGAGCTTGAGTGCCCTTACACGGATACAAGCCGATCAAAGACATCGCAGCAAATGAAGAGCACACGGGTTCCAAAACCTCAACGAGGACGATAACTGATCACAGTTCCGGGTGAaacaaatttgatatcaaatttaATATCCTGGCAAACTTTATTTATAGTAACCTTTGGAATGCTTGAGTGATTAACAAATGATTGGATACTGGCCAAATTGAAAGCTTTCCAAACATGTCACGCTGGATGGGACTATTAAATGATGGCAATCTGATAAACGGAATTATTTGACGCAATGCATGACTTTTATCTcaaagaaacgttttttttttaaaaaagacaTGTTTTTATAACGACATTCACAAAAGATCGATAGGGAAACCCCTTCGAGGCACGTTATAAATGCTTCCccaatcattaataattcatgaagagaagaCAAAGGAAATCATCATCGATAACTGGAGATTTAGATAGGTGTACCTAATTATCCTAAAActggtgaacttttgctttgaatttctgcTTTGAGAATCTGGaccaaacactcgaaagagtgttttatcagatctccaaacactttgaagttggTTAAAGAAACTCGGCtccgcctcgttttttcaactcACTCCTCAGTGATATCTGATGAAACGCGccttgttgtgtttgttttactagcataggtaatcgcatgggggcgagtaaaataAAGGAATTAATATCACGCGTCTTTGAAAAACACgcatgatattaatccttaattttacgaggatccatggCGATTACTTTTttataacatagagggcaaaattactgaatttctgattgcttaaaactgcgacaatcgttggtcgaggacatcattctcgtactcttctaaatttgcttgcaagtttctttcattctcCCACTTTGTTCTTTCGCCACTCCGTGCTAgtcttcatgttttcattttcgcttttgttcttttataattcttcgatatattcctcgttaactatctagaaacgagacgccattgtttcagataagctgttgctaggcaacctgaggaccaatcgtgagagAGTAATCTTGCCCTCTTCGCAAAgcaaaatactctcttcattgagcaattagcattcagtaattttgctctGTTTGTTATTACACAACTGATTATATGCTTCGCTCACTTCTCTATTGCCGAAAAGAGATTCTATTTTTCCGATCACGACACCTCTGATCataatgaaatgaaaattttaatattattgtcactCTGTTTATCGCTTTTTCTACAAGGAACTTTTTTTTGGATTACATTCGCAGTCAAAATAAAACTCAATTTTTCTGTGCCGCAGACATCTGTTTTCTGAAAAGTTTGAATAGTTTTTTTATGGATCTGTATATATGGTGTAAATACACGAATATTAAGCATTAGAACTGCATCCAATTTCTTAAGTTATTACTTCACCGTCCTGCCCCCATGCAGCTTTTCAACAATGTGAAGCTTACACATTCCCATTCTTCAAATCcgccaaaaaaaaggaaactgaagGGTATTCTATGCTGTTCCACTCAATCATCTTGACACTCGTTTGATTATTCAGTGGTGAAATACATTTACATTCAGATGAACGAAGTGTAAGCGGCAGTGACAACATGGTgaggttttgggttttcgtatcagGCGGCTGCACGGTCCTTATAGCCAGAGTGGTATCTATTTGCTCTGTTTTTAGTGTCTTGTATCCTGGTTGAAGTATGCAACGTTACACAGACGACAGTAAACTCTTGGGCTTTCCCTTCGAGCTGCACACCCACCGTGAATTTTAataggaaataaatttttcttGTCAAACTGTCGAACCTTCCTCCTGGgaaattaaaaggaaattatttcattttccaCGATAAGCAAATAATGTGCCAACCAGTTTCGACGGAGGTTTTtacttccttttttcctttcctcAGTCTTTCCCTTTCCAAATGACAGTGTTTGGAACATACTGACAAATTCTTTGTCATTCAAGTTCATCATTTCCTTTCACGAAATAACATCTCATTCTCATTGCTCTCGCAGTACGTGTGCATTGTTTTGAATTCCGCTTCAACGCCAATCCTGGCACAACATATTTATGTATTAGCTTCAGCCTTCATGAGGCCGTCTCTCCAAAAGTCTCTCCTTTGAGTGGGAAAGTGCCTATCTTCTTGGACCTCTAAACTGAATTATTTTCTGGAATAACAACTGCAATGAATTTAATCGTCACTAACCATTTCATAATTATTAAAGATAGTTCTTTGAAAACTTTTCCTTAAATAACTTACCCAACTACAAATGATCAAAAGACCTGTCGAGTGCGTTCGTTCGAATCAGCGTCTGCTTTCTAGAAGTATATATTATTggccaagcgcgaggtcaagatggctggatattggctgAGTTccctttttgcgtttttatggaccgagacgaagtcgcggtccataaaaacgtaaaaagagaacgaggccaatatccagccatcttgaccgaactagcttggtcaataaaagatttagggtgcgtttctttaagaaaatccaagattggattctaaa is a genomic window of Acropora muricata isolate sample 2 chromosome 8, ASM3666990v1, whole genome shotgun sequence containing:
- the LOC136925661 gene encoding D(1A) dopamine receptor-like, with the translated sequence MSLIGLYPCKGTQAPTALSITSASLCSILTVTAVIGNVLVLLAVIIDPNRQLRSPFHFLVANLAAADLIVGCLALPMSAEFYVREAMSERLQLLPRDDARRVTSFISTTASLLSITAITVDRFMAISYPLKYRLRQHSRRIVIVSCVLWVFSIGFPFLYFKVGYLKYQFFFANTAVVATFAVLCLTYTKVFRTFKQQMETFSSPHPGSGQQPKIKMRTLKWEKKVTKTFLLMITLFIACFLPSLVLIYIISFCGNCNCVFIHWARDINYIFIMANSSMNPFIFAWKLKPYRKAFVNILTCKAFMDKMRPASQQLSLNSMGASSSSGGHLSTIDKSNKQQQQL